In the genome of Candidatus Poribacteria bacterium, the window TCACCAATCTCGTTATATTTTCGTCCCATAAACCTTTTAATCGAAAAGATTGTATTTTGTGGGTTCGTGATCGCTTGTCTTTTTGCAACCAGTCCAACAGGACGTTCACCTTCGCTGGTGAAACCGACAATGGATGGCGTTGTCCGGTTTCCCTCGGTATTTTCAATCACTTTGGCATCGCCGCTCTCCAAAACAGCCACACATGAATTTGTTGTCCCTAAATCAATTCCAATGACTTTACTCATTTCTGATTCTCCTTTGTGTAAATATGGTAGATTTCAGAATTAATCACAAACTAACAATATATACTACAAATACGTCTATTTATTTTTAAGTTTTACCATAGCAGGATGTTTTCAAATATTGGTTAATGTGGGTGTGCAATATTTTGTCTAAACTTTATACAAATGTCGCCCCTACGGGGCTTAGGCTTGTTGGGGAAGCATTTCTACAGAGATGCCACCCCTACGGGGTTGAAGAAATAACAAAAACTTTACACACCCGTTAGCGTTCTTGGAGTTATTGGCACAAACTAACACTTTATGCTACAGAATAGTGTGCAATATTTATGCCAATCGTAATCGTTTGAAATAGTGGAATTTCCCATGGATTGTCTGCCAAATTGGCACAGTCCTAAAAGGGTTGTGATTGCATCTGTCAATTTGACCCATCGCGCACACCATATCTCTGTTTGAGAAGTCCCCATGTTGTGGGTAATTTTTCATCGGGTTCAACAGCTAAAATCTCTTGGATGCCACCCTGAATCTCTTTAATTTCATTTTGCGAAAGCCCACGGTTAAAGAGCGCGAACTCATCAATAACACCGTTATAGTAGCGATTGAGAGCCGGTGGTTCCTCAGTGCCGAGCATAAGCGGTGCATCGATCGGCACCAGCTTGTCGCCTGTCTTCGGGTAATCTATCAGGACCTCACCATCAAGATAGATCGTCCACCATTTTCCAGTCTGAAATGAAACAGCAACGTGCTGCCATGTGTCTTTGACCACATCACGAGGACTCTGTGCTGGCACGTTACGTCCCCCTGTCAACTTCCACCCCATCCATATAAAACCGTCCGGATGGAGTAGCACCTCGAAAAACTCTTGAACATCAGGTCCCTTCGCCGCTATCAGTTGCCATGTACCGGGTCCCGCCTTCAAAGTCGGTAGAATCCAAGCGGCAATCGTAATGCCATCGGTAAACTCAAACGCATCGGAATGTTCAACCCGAACAATTCCATCTTTGCCACCGAAATCCACCGCTTTCCCGAATTTACCATCGGTCCACGAGGTATCGCCCTCTAATTTCCCATCCTGTCCGTTACCAGAGAGATCCGCAACGGTTTTACCAGTATTCTCTTCAAAAGCAAAATAGACGACCAAACCCTCGAGTTCGGCGGCTGTGCCGGTACTTTGGAAACCCGCTATCAGATACACAGCACACAGACAAGTTACAAATTTACGCATGAGTGTCCTCCAATTCATATAGGGGTTAGTTTGTTAAGCCTGTTACGGCACACGGAGTGTGCCTACTACTTTTAAGCGAACTCACGTTAAGTAATACGGGCGGATGTCAAGAACACCCGCCCGTTAAACACTTACACATATCTCTCTAAGCAAACGGGAATGTCCCTTGATATCCGCGCGGACGCGAGACATGCCACACGCCTTCATACATCGGTGTCACCTGATAATGACACACGACATTGCTCCGCTCCATATCGTCGCGCTCTTTGGCACCTTGGTGTGGAATGTGATTGATAAACAGGACACAATCGCCAGCCTTTGGATATAGGATAACATGTTCTTGTGCGTCACACCACGCCTCGAATTTAGGGCGATCCAACGGATAGAGATACGGGGGTTCTGAGAGATGCCCGCCTTTGATAAACTTGAGGTGTCCCTCACCGGGATCGTTGTCTTGGAAGTAGAAGGTGGTGTTAATACCGACAGGTGCCATCGCGAACGGATGTTCCTCAACATACCGCTTTTCCTGCCAATAGCCGTAAAAATCCATGTGCCATTCTTGGAGATACGGACCCGGATTGATGTGTGCGCGTAGACTCCGAAGCTGACACTGTTTGCCCATCAAACCCTCAAGATACGGACGGACACTCGAATGCCCAACAAGCGATTGGTATGTATCTGGTTCCCGATCAAGGAGCGTATCGAACCACATGTTGCCGACAGCGTTCAAGCCTTCCTCCCAGCCCTCTTC includes:
- a CDS encoding LamG domain-containing protein produces the protein MRKFVTCLCAVYLIAGFQSTGTAAELEGLVVYFAFEENTGKTVADLSGNGQDGKLEGDTSWTDGKFGKAVDFGGKDGIVRVEHSDAFEFTDGITIAAWILPTLKAGPGTWQLIAAKGPDVQEFFEVLLHPDGFIWMGWKLTGGRNVPAQSPRDVVKDTWQHVAVSFQTGKWWTIYLDGEVLIDYPKTGDKLVPIDAPLMLGTEEPPALNRYYNGVIDEFALFNRGLSQNEIKEIQGGIQEILAVEPDEKLPTTWGLLKQRYGVRDGSN
- a CDS encoding phytanoyl-CoA dioxygenase family protein translates to MADMKDKLAQLQQQGFVLIEGALSPDETENIRQRINYAREEGWEEGLNAVGNMWFDTLLDREPDTYQSLVGHSSVRPYLEGLMGKQCQLRSLRAHINPGPYLQEWHMDFYGYWQEKRYVEEHPFAMAPVGINTTFYFQDNDPGEGHLKFIKGGHLSEPPYLYPLDRPKFEAWCDAQEHVILYPKAGDCVLFINHIPHQGAKERDDMERSNVVCHYQVTPMYEGVWHVSRPRGYQGTFPFA